One Rhizobium rhododendri DNA segment encodes these proteins:
- a CDS encoding transcriptional regulator GutM has product MAIWQWALLALGAVWMLQVIGVWLQMRHYTDVFKGITSKYNDGYVGAGHARGRLRRGTIALLVVGQDMKVQRLMTMTGRSVFAKFKRNEQYEGQSLNALKAAQAVAAADNTHAAISKAIEQVEHVREGKGPAAPRLRLASA; this is encoded by the coding sequence ATGGCTATATGGCAATGGGCGCTGCTCGCTTTGGGCGCGGTGTGGATGTTGCAAGTGATTGGCGTCTGGCTGCAGATGCGGCACTACACAGACGTCTTCAAAGGAATAACCAGCAAATATAATGACGGATACGTGGGTGCCGGACACGCGCGCGGTCGCCTCAGAAGAGGCACGATTGCATTGCTGGTCGTCGGCCAGGACATGAAGGTGCAACGCCTCATGACGATGACCGGACGTTCCGTTTTCGCCAAATTCAAGCGAAACGAGCAATATGAAGGCCAGTCGCTCAATGCATTGAAAGCTGCGCAAGCCGTCGCTGCTGCGGACAACACGCACGCGGCCATTTCCAAGGCAATCGAGCAGGTCGAGCACGTTCGAGAGGGCAAGGGGCCGGCAGCGCCGCGCCTCAGGCTGGCCTCGGCATAA
- the srlA gene encoding PTS glucitol/sorbitol transporter subunit IIC, producing MLFASVLADHGHLTIHDLGSTFSDAALHGKMVAKGAADKLIVLAQANSDISVEQFKEKLNSVNKEEQLGGLANIGKYFIGIFQKGGEVFAGFVTGIIPTLVVLMTAFYALTEMVGEERVHGIARGAGRIALTRYTVLPLLSVFFLTNPMAYTFGAFLEEKHKPAFYDAAVSYVHPPLGLFPHINPGEYFVWGGVLVALQELEKRGVVPGGYHIKMAIWYAIVGLVVILLKGMLTERITMIMARRQGVEL from the coding sequence ATGTTATTCGCGTCAGTGCTGGCCGATCATGGCCATCTCACTATACACGATTTAGGGTCGACGTTTTCCGATGCTGCCTTGCACGGAAAGATGGTTGCCAAGGGAGCCGCCGATAAGCTTATCGTTCTGGCCCAGGCAAATTCCGACATTTCCGTCGAGCAATTCAAGGAAAAGCTGAACAGCGTCAACAAAGAAGAGCAGCTCGGCGGACTGGCGAATATCGGCAAGTATTTCATCGGCATTTTCCAGAAGGGCGGCGAGGTCTTCGCAGGCTTCGTGACAGGAATTATCCCGACGCTGGTCGTGCTGATGACCGCCTTCTATGCCCTGACCGAAATGGTCGGCGAGGAGCGCGTGCACGGCATTGCTCGCGGCGCCGGGCGCATTGCCTTGACGCGCTATACCGTGCTGCCGCTGCTGTCGGTGTTCTTCCTGACCAACCCGATGGCCTATACCTTCGGCGCGTTCCTGGAAGAAAAGCACAAGCCTGCCTTTTACGATGCAGCTGTGTCCTACGTTCATCCGCCGCTCGGCTTGTTTCCGCATATCAATCCCGGCGAATACTTCGTCTGGGGCGGCGTTCTCGTGGCGCTGCAGGAGCTGGAAAAGCGCGGCGTCGTCCCGGGCGGATACCACATCAAGATGGCCATCTGGTACGCCATTGTTGGCCTCGTGGTGATCCTGCTGAAGGGCATGCTGACGGAACGTATCACAATGATCATGGCCCGCCGTCAAGGCGTGGAACTCTGA
- the srlE gene encoding PTS glucitol/sorbitol transporter subunit IIB has protein sequence MATEYKAVNISRGPQGWGGPLVIQPTMQRNKIVSVTGGGIHPVARRIAELTGGEAVDGFRAPPVEGEMAVVVVDCGGTARCGVYPRKRIPTVNITPVGQSGPLAQFITEDIYVSGVKEQNITMADGSQPVTVAAAGGAPKATAAPKTIPVETGGGGFINLIAGIGRVMGRVVGIFFNAGRRTIDQVIRNVLPFMAFVTMLIGFILYTGVGDVLAEPMGPLANNIVGLLIISAICGLPFLSPILGPGAVIAQVIGVAIIGPQIANGTIAPAMALPALFAYNAQVGCDFVPVGLALGEAKPKTIEIGVPAVLISRQIMAPVSVLIAWVTSLIVF, from the coding sequence ATGGCAACTGAATACAAGGCAGTAAATATTTCGAGGGGTCCCCAGGGCTGGGGTGGCCCGCTGGTTATCCAGCCGACCATGCAGCGCAACAAGATCGTCTCGGTCACCGGCGGCGGTATTCACCCCGTCGCGCGGCGGATCGCGGAACTGACCGGCGGCGAAGCCGTCGACGGTTTCCGGGCGCCACCGGTCGAGGGCGAAATGGCCGTTGTCGTCGTCGATTGCGGCGGTACTGCGCGATGCGGGGTCTATCCGCGCAAGCGCATCCCCACCGTCAACATCACGCCTGTCGGACAGTCGGGACCTCTGGCGCAATTCATTACCGAAGACATCTATGTCTCCGGGGTGAAGGAGCAGAACATCACCATGGCCGACGGTTCCCAGCCGGTTACCGTGGCAGCGGCCGGAGGGGCTCCGAAGGCAACCGCCGCCCCCAAGACGATACCTGTCGAGACCGGCGGTGGTGGTTTCATCAACCTGATTGCTGGCATCGGTCGCGTCATGGGCCGCGTCGTCGGCATCTTCTTCAATGCCGGACGCCGTACGATCGACCAGGTCATCCGCAACGTGCTGCCGTTCATGGCATTTGTGACCATGCTGATAGGCTTCATTCTGTATACCGGCGTTGGCGATGTGCTTGCCGAGCCGATGGGGCCGCTTGCCAACAATATCGTCGGCCTTCTGATCATCTCCGCCATCTGCGGCCTGCCGTTCCTGTCGCCTATTCTCGGCCCAGGTGCGGTTATCGCCCAGGTCATTGGCGTGGCGATCATCGGCCCGCAGATCGCAAACGGCACCATTGCGCCCGCAATGGCCCTCCCGGCACTCTTTGCCTACAATGCGCAGGTCGGTTGCGACTTCGTGCCTGTGGGCCTGGCGCTGGGTGAGGCAAAACCCAAGACGATCGAGATCGGCGTTCCCGCAGTCCTCATCAGTCGCCAGATCATGGCCCCGGTTTCTGTGCTCATTGCCTGGGTTACCAGCCTGATCGTGTTCTAA
- a CDS encoding PTS sugar transporter subunit IIA, whose translation MPTLLDILEPEAILLDVRATTAEEVIRLLAARLQTLGYVKATYADAVVSREKNLPTGLPLERDENVAVPHTDPEHVIKAGVAMATLSTPVVFANMEEPEELLPVGTVFLLAINDKDKQIETLQQIIEAIQSPTTLDGLKRAKTLYDVRVLLGSPKES comes from the coding sequence ATGCCTACCCTGTTGGACATACTGGAACCGGAAGCCATCCTGCTCGATGTTCGGGCTACCACGGCGGAAGAGGTAATCCGGCTACTCGCAGCCCGGCTGCAGACGCTCGGATATGTCAAGGCTACCTACGCGGACGCCGTTGTCAGCCGCGAAAAGAATCTGCCGACAGGACTGCCGCTGGAGCGGGACGAAAATGTCGCCGTGCCGCACACCGACCCGGAGCACGTAATCAAGGCAGGCGTTGCCATGGCGACCCTGTCGACGCCGGTTGTGTTCGCCAATATGGAGGAACCGGAAGAACTGCTCCCTGTCGGTACCGTTTTCCTGCTTGCCATCAACGACAAGGACAAGCAGATCGAAACCCTTCAACAAATTATCGAAGCCATTCAAAGCCCGACGACGCTCGATGGATTGAAGCGCGCCAAAACGCTTTATGACGTCAGGGTGCTTCTCGGCTCACCAAAGGAATCCTGA
- a CDS encoding PTS glucitol/sorbitol transporter subunit IIA, whose translation MALHLKTQITAVGPDVADLADGGVLILFADGAPPELAEVSVLHLPDVGPTEQEPSVGSPIMVGSASSRITAIGPIAWNKVLEIGHVVINFNDATTVDSPGAICAAAIDADVLKSALSVGTTITIGD comes from the coding sequence ATGGCACTGCACCTCAAGACGCAGATTACCGCCGTCGGTCCCGACGTGGCCGATCTGGCCGATGGCGGGGTCCTCATTCTGTTTGCCGACGGCGCTCCGCCCGAACTGGCCGAAGTGTCCGTCCTCCATCTGCCCGATGTCGGGCCCACCGAACAGGAGCCTTCCGTGGGCTCGCCGATCATGGTGGGTTCTGCCAGCAGTCGGATCACGGCGATCGGGCCGATTGCCTGGAACAAGGTGCTGGAAATCGGCCACGTCGTCATCAACTTCAACGACGCTACGACCGTCGACAGCCCGGGTGCCATCTGCGCTGCGGCAATCGACGCGGATGTGTTGAAAAGCGCGCTTTCCGTCGGGACGACGATCACCATCGGTGATTGA
- a CDS encoding sugar-binding transcriptional regulator codes for MSKSEGAEDQAPSAGQTSGNRADRMRIRAAWMYFVEQMTQNDIADILGVGRVTVVRMLAEARIRNEVKIAIEGELAEIVGLERSLEIAFGIEQVVVAPLSDPEADPIPTISAATGAFLSNAMKPGMTVGVGWGRTLFACLSSINARNLQDFKVISLLGGVSQARRFNPAEFAWRFAQVFQGDGYLIPAPAMVDSLETKEALIKRCGLQDILDMADNMDAVVVSVGGIDSATTFYRGGFLTEKQRSELEKLGAVGDLLFHFYDRNGDVLNHPINNLIMSVEVDRIRRTPLRILASGGIDKRESMLGAMRLVQPTVLITDEESARRLLQGADDFLAAEAP; via the coding sequence ATCTCAAAATCCGAAGGCGCAGAAGATCAGGCCCCATCGGCCGGCCAGACTTCGGGCAACCGGGCTGACAGAATGCGCATTCGGGCTGCCTGGATGTATTTCGTCGAGCAAATGACCCAGAACGACATCGCGGATATTCTGGGCGTCGGGCGCGTCACCGTCGTTCGCATGCTGGCGGAGGCGCGAATTCGCAACGAAGTAAAAATCGCCATTGAGGGAGAGCTTGCGGAAATCGTCGGGCTCGAGCGATCGCTCGAGATCGCCTTCGGAATAGAGCAGGTGGTCGTGGCACCTTTGTCCGATCCGGAAGCGGACCCCATCCCGACGATCAGTGCAGCAACCGGTGCGTTTCTGTCTAACGCGATGAAGCCGGGAATGACGGTCGGTGTCGGCTGGGGCAGGACGTTGTTTGCCTGTCTTTCGTCGATCAATGCCCGTAATCTTCAGGATTTCAAGGTGATTTCGCTTCTGGGCGGTGTCAGCCAGGCGCGCCGATTCAATCCTGCCGAATTTGCCTGGCGCTTTGCCCAGGTGTTCCAAGGCGACGGCTACCTCATTCCGGCGCCAGCGATGGTCGACAGCCTGGAAACGAAGGAAGCGCTGATCAAGCGATGCGGTCTCCAGGATATTTTGGACATGGCCGACAATATGGATGCGGTGGTTGTCAGTGTCGGCGGCATCGATTCTGCAACAACCTTTTATCGCGGCGGCTTTCTTACCGAGAAGCAGAGAAGCGAACTGGAAAAGCTGGGCGCGGTTGGCGACCTGCTATTCCATTTTTACGATCGAAATGGCGATGTGCTGAATCATCCGATCAACAATCTCATCATGTCGGTCGAGGTCGATCGTATCCGCCGAACTCCCTTGCGGATCCTCGCTTCGGGCGGAATAGACAAGCGCGAATCGATGCTCGGCGCCATGCGCCTTGTCCAGCCAACGGTCCTCATCACCGATGAGGAAAGTGCACGGCGCCTGTTGCAGGGCGCAGATGATTTCCTGGCAGCAGAAGCGCCATAA
- a CDS encoding HAD family hydrolase — protein sequence MAKDRLFIFDCDGVLVDSEPLAASAYVRVYARHGLTITPDVVGKCFGMKQADIFARIHDLTGQDYPRDHVEDVWLETKEVFTEQLEAMKGVAAFLSALDARCCVASSSSLERIQHSLSLTGLISFFGDDIFSSSMVKHGKPAPDLFLFAASKMGFAPSDCLVIEDSLFGAQAGRAAGMTVFGFTGGGHSYAEHETHLLEAGADKVFSSFEGLSREAMIWANLPKGR from the coding sequence TTGGCAAAAGACCGGCTTTTCATATTCGATTGCGATGGCGTTCTTGTCGATAGCGAGCCGTTGGCTGCCTCGGCCTATGTTCGGGTGTATGCAAGGCACGGGCTGACAATCACCCCGGACGTGGTCGGCAAATGCTTTGGAATGAAGCAGGCCGATATCTTCGCCCGCATACATGATCTGACAGGACAAGATTACCCTAGGGACCATGTCGAGGACGTCTGGCTGGAAACCAAAGAGGTCTTCACCGAGCAACTCGAAGCCATGAAGGGCGTGGCGGCTTTTCTGTCCGCTCTCGATGCACGATGCTGCGTCGCCTCGTCTTCCTCGCTGGAAAGAATACAGCATAGCCTGTCGCTGACTGGACTGATTTCGTTTTTCGGCGACGACATTTTCAGTTCGTCCATGGTGAAACACGGCAAGCCCGCCCCGGACCTGTTTCTCTTCGCAGCCAGCAAGATGGGGTTCGCTCCGTCTGATTGTCTCGTCATCGAAGATTCGTTGTTTGGCGCGCAGGCGGGACGTGCGGCCGGCATGACGGTTTTCGGCTTTACCGGCGGAGGCCACTCCTATGCTGAGCACGAGACACATTTGCTTGAAGCGGGCGCCGACAAGGTATTCAGTTCATTCGAGGGGCTTTCAAGGGAAGCCATGATTTGGGCGAACTTGCCGAAAGGACGGTAA
- a CDS encoding PTS galactitol transporter subunit IIC: protein MDTFLSGLKSAVDTLGPTVLLPIVIFIIAVILGAKVGKAFRAAVTIGVAFIGINLVLGLMFNSIGAVAQAIVTNTGIKRDIVDVGWPSAAAIAFGSSVGLWVIPVGILVNVVLLLLRWTRTLNVDVWNFWHFAFIGSLVVAATDSLAYGIAIAALAAALSLLFADWSARAVQQFYGVPGISVPHIASAQILPIAIVLNWIMDRIPGINKINISTETIERRFGVFGEPVVLGLIIGLILGTIAFYNAGDLGTVLSKILSTGMTLAAVMLLLPRMVKVLMEGLLPVSDAAQAFVRKRTGDRELLVGLDSAILIGHPAAISSSLILVPIAIILSVILPGNRVILFADLAVIPFIVALTAPLLKGNVFRMVVVGTVTLAIGFYVANALAPLFTSAAVSSGFKLPANALQVTSVVDGFLWIPYVIINAIQGLGVFGIVLLAAIIAALFALYRRNSLAWERAAGAEDEPVEASAA, encoded by the coding sequence ATGGACACTTTTCTGAGTGGCTTGAAGTCGGCCGTCGATACGCTTGGTCCGACTGTTCTTTTGCCTATCGTTATTTTCATCATTGCCGTCATTCTCGGAGCGAAGGTCGGCAAGGCATTTCGCGCGGCGGTGACAATCGGCGTCGCCTTTATCGGGATCAACCTTGTTCTCGGGCTGATGTTCAACTCGATTGGCGCAGTTGCCCAGGCGATCGTCACCAACACCGGCATAAAGCGGGACATCGTCGACGTTGGCTGGCCATCTGCTGCCGCCATCGCGTTTGGTTCGTCGGTCGGCTTGTGGGTCATTCCAGTCGGCATTCTCGTCAACGTCGTCCTGCTGCTGCTGCGCTGGACCCGCACACTGAACGTCGATGTCTGGAATTTCTGGCACTTCGCCTTCATCGGTTCGCTGGTCGTGGCGGCAACCGACAGCCTTGCCTATGGCATCGCCATAGCAGCCCTGGCGGCTGCCCTGTCCTTGCTGTTTGCCGACTGGTCCGCCCGCGCAGTCCAGCAGTTCTATGGCGTCCCCGGCATCTCGGTGCCGCATATTGCCTCGGCACAAATTCTGCCGATCGCAATCGTCCTCAACTGGATCATGGATCGCATCCCGGGCATCAACAAGATCAACATCAGCACCGAAACCATCGAGCGTCGATTTGGCGTTTTCGGCGAGCCGGTCGTGCTGGGCCTCATCATCGGCCTCATACTCGGAACCATCGCCTTCTACAACGCTGGCGATCTCGGGACCGTTCTTTCAAAAATCCTCAGCACGGGCATGACGCTCGCCGCAGTCATGCTGCTCCTGCCACGCATGGTGAAAGTGCTGATGGAAGGCCTGCTTCCGGTTTCAGACGCTGCACAGGCGTTCGTGCGAAAGAGAACCGGAGACCGCGAACTTCTCGTCGGCCTGGACTCCGCCATCCTGATTGGTCATCCGGCGGCGATCTCGTCGTCGCTCATCCTGGTTCCGATTGCGATCATCCTCTCGGTTATCCTGCCGGGTAATCGCGTCATTCTGTTTGCCGATCTCGCGGTCATCCCTTTCATCGTCGCCCTGACGGCACCGCTGCTCAAGGGCAACGTGTTCCGCATGGTCGTGGTTGGAACCGTGACGCTTGCCATCGGCTTCTATGTGGCGAATGCGCTTGCACCGTTGTTTACCAGCGCTGCCGTCTCATCCGGCTTCAAGCTGCCGGCGAACGCTTTGCAAGTCACCTCCGTTGTCGACGGCTTCCTCTGGATCCCCTATGTCATCATCAACGCGATCCAGGGGCTCGGCGTCTTCGGCATCGTCCTGCTCGCGGCCATCATCGCGGCACTCTTCGCCCTTTATCGGCGCAATAGTCTTGCCTGGGAACGGGCCGCCGGGGCGGAAGACGAGCCGGTGGAAGCTTCTGCGGCCTGA
- a CDS encoding PTS sugar transporter subunit IIB, whose amino-acid sequence MAKQKTILFACGTGIATSTAVNAAVTEEMKKRGLFFNAMQAKATEVPSLADGVDFIVSTTPISASVTKPVIKGLAFLTGIGKDKVLDEIEMALRK is encoded by the coding sequence ATGGCCAAGCAGAAAACGATCCTTTTCGCATGCGGTACCGGAATTGCCACGTCGACGGCCGTGAACGCTGCAGTGACCGAAGAAATGAAGAAGCGTGGCCTGTTTTTCAACGCCATGCAGGCGAAGGCGACCGAGGTCCCGTCGCTTGCCGACGGCGTCGACTTTATCGTCTCCACCACGCCCATTTCCGCATCCGTCACGAAACCGGTGATCAAGGGCCTGGCCTTTCTGACCGGGATCGGCAAGGACAAGGTTCTCGACGAGATAGAAATGGCTCTCAGAAAATAA
- the ptsP gene encoding phosphoenolpyruvate--protein phosphotransferase, with protein MERSTIVRVKEGLHARPATRFVKLAKSFASEVEIVKDAKVVSAKSSVKLMLLAVKENDSVALRATGADALEALDALVEFLENPESGLDGVTNASAAPAASDATGNAAPERAGVLQGIAASEGVGLAKIFRYFPKKFKPMQRRLRDDEILFEIERFEKAISSVRQQMEAALAAKGLSETDSSIISALVEIAGDPEIIDGVVVAIGEGLDATDAVLKVTDETAASFGRVSDAYLNARADDVKAIARQICLALAGERDIGLDEITEPSIVLAEDIGAWDLARAPVKLIKGVICAHGGATSHIAIIARAHGIPAVLGLGNGIDALVAATDVAIDGGKGLIYPDPDAALRETFARRLDAAANEEVRLRAFKDVRPHLADGTPIEVAANIGSIEELEAAKEAGAMGIGLFRTELLFMKHGGLPSEDMQFDIYSQAARGMAPDPVIIRTLDIGGDKPVSGIVFPEEQNPFLGWRGVRMCLDRPDIFKPQLRALLRAATQGNIKVMLPMVSTIEEVKRTRDLIGECTRELAAEGKPFASFALGVMIETPAAVMIAPSLAREVDFFSIGTNDLTQYIMAADRMNPQVAALNDVGNAAVLTAIEMAARAGKEAGIMVGMCGEAAARPDLIPLFLKFGLTELSMSSASIPRAKKCISELGSASAG; from the coding sequence ATGGAACGCTCAACAATTGTGCGCGTGAAGGAAGGTCTTCATGCTCGTCCGGCAACTCGCTTCGTCAAGCTGGCGAAGAGCTTTGCGAGCGAAGTGGAGATCGTCAAGGATGCGAAGGTCGTCAGTGCGAAAAGCTCGGTAAAATTGATGCTGCTAGCGGTCAAGGAAAATGACTCTGTGGCGCTGCGAGCGACTGGCGCCGACGCACTGGAAGCGCTGGATGCACTGGTGGAGTTCCTGGAGAATCCGGAGTCGGGTCTCGACGGCGTCACAAATGCCTCTGCGGCCCCAGCTGCAAGTGACGCTACCGGCAATGCAGCGCCTGAGCGCGCCGGCGTGCTTCAGGGGATCGCCGCCAGCGAGGGCGTCGGGCTGGCGAAGATATTTCGCTATTTTCCGAAGAAATTCAAACCTATGCAACGCCGGTTGCGGGACGATGAAATCCTCTTCGAAATCGAGCGATTCGAGAAGGCGATCTCGTCTGTCAGACAGCAGATGGAGGCAGCCCTCGCTGCCAAGGGATTGTCTGAAACGGACAGCAGCATCATTTCCGCGCTTGTCGAGATTGCCGGCGATCCTGAGATCATCGACGGCGTCGTGGTTGCGATCGGCGAGGGCCTCGATGCGACCGATGCCGTCTTGAAGGTTACGGACGAAACGGCAGCCTCCTTCGGTCGCGTTTCCGATGCCTATCTGAATGCAAGAGCCGACGACGTAAAAGCCATTGCGCGACAGATCTGTCTGGCGCTTGCCGGCGAGCGAGATATCGGTCTCGATGAAATCACGGAGCCATCCATTGTGCTGGCGGAAGACATCGGCGCCTGGGACCTGGCGCGCGCACCGGTTAAACTGATCAAGGGCGTTATCTGCGCCCACGGTGGCGCCACGTCGCATATCGCCATCATTGCAAGGGCGCACGGCATTCCGGCTGTCCTCGGTCTCGGCAATGGTATCGACGCCCTCGTCGCGGCCACGGACGTTGCCATCGATGGCGGCAAGGGACTTATCTATCCCGATCCGGATGCGGCGTTACGCGAGACGTTCGCCCGGCGTCTTGACGCGGCGGCGAATGAGGAAGTTCGTCTGCGTGCATTCAAGGATGTGCGGCCGCATCTCGCGGACGGCACGCCGATCGAGGTTGCCGCAAACATAGGCTCCATCGAGGAACTCGAAGCCGCCAAGGAAGCCGGTGCGATGGGCATCGGCCTGTTCCGTACCGAACTCCTGTTCATGAAGCACGGCGGATTGCCGAGCGAGGACATGCAGTTCGATATCTATTCTCAGGCAGCGCGGGGAATGGCACCCGATCCGGTCATCATCCGGACGCTCGACATCGGTGGCGACAAGCCAGTGTCGGGCATCGTGTTTCCCGAGGAGCAGAACCCGTTCCTGGGTTGGCGTGGTGTGCGCATGTGTCTCGACAGGCCGGATATCTTCAAGCCGCAACTGCGGGCACTGCTGCGCGCCGCAACGCAAGGCAATATCAAGGTGATGTTGCCGATGGTATCCACCATCGAAGAGGTCAAGCGCACGCGGGATCTGATCGGCGAATGCACGCGCGAACTTGCCGCGGAAGGAAAGCCTTTTGCGAGCTTCGCTCTCGGCGTGATGATCGAGACGCCCGCAGCGGTGATGATTGCGCCGTCGCTGGCAAGAGAGGTCGATTTCTTCTCGATCGGCACAAACGATCTGACGCAATACATCATGGCGGCCGACCGGATGAACCCGCAGGTGGCGGCACTCAATGACGTCGGCAATGCGGCAGTCCTGACGGCAATCGAGATGGCAGCGAGGGCCGGCAAGGAGGCTGGTATCATGGTCGGCATGTGCGGGGAGGCCGCTGCCCGCCCGGACCTGATCCCGTTGTTCCTGAAATTCGGTTTGACCGAACTCAGCATGAGCTCCGCCTCCATTCCGCGCGCGAAGAAATGCATTTCGGAACTCGGCTCCGCAAGCGCCGGTTGA
- a CDS encoding NAD(P)H-dependent oxidoreductase: protein MAINVAPTGLARDLIARAETGRPVRIGLIGSGEMGTDIVTRVAHMTGIEIGAICDLNLPAASRAVDIAYQETGHAREADSASALTAAMESGKIAVTSDANLILQNGLIDVVIDATGVPAVGAEIGLSAMENGKHLVMMNVEADVTIGAFLKSEAERLGVTYSLGAGDEPSSCMELIEFVSAMGHPIVAAGKGKNNPLNIDAIPDDYAEEAARRHMNVRMLVEFVDGSKTMVEMAAIANATGLVPDKPGMHGPAATLDQLAKTLVPEKDGGVLSRIGVVDYSIGKGVAPGVFVVADMSHPRISERMEDLKMGKGPYFTFHRPYHLTSLEVPLTCARVVLYGKADMVPLSKPVAEVCAVAKKDMKPGEKLDAIGEYCYRAWIMTAPEARSASAIPCGLLQGGTVTAAIKKGELITYANAAVAPGSKIAALRARQDKLVYGAGA from the coding sequence ATGGCTATCAACGTCGCGCCAACGGGCTTGGCGCGTGACCTCATTGCACGCGCTGAAACAGGACGTCCGGTTCGTATCGGCTTGATCGGCTCAGGCGAAATGGGAACCGACATCGTTACTCGCGTAGCCCACATGACGGGCATCGAGATCGGTGCAATCTGCGATCTCAATCTTCCCGCCGCGTCACGCGCGGTCGACATTGCCTACCAGGAAACCGGACATGCACGCGAAGCCGACAGCGCAAGCGCGCTGACGGCGGCGATGGAAAGCGGCAAGATCGCCGTCACCAGCGATGCCAATCTCATCCTGCAGAATGGCCTGATCGACGTCGTGATCGATGCGACCGGCGTGCCCGCCGTTGGCGCTGAAATCGGCCTCTCCGCCATGGAAAATGGCAAGCACCTCGTCATGATGAACGTCGAAGCCGACGTGACGATAGGGGCTTTCCTGAAGAGCGAGGCCGAGCGCCTTGGCGTTACCTACTCGCTGGGCGCCGGCGATGAACCGTCTTCCTGCATGGAGCTGATCGAATTCGTCTCGGCGATGGGGCATCCGATCGTTGCGGCCGGCAAGGGAAAGAACAATCCCCTGAACATCGATGCCATACCGGACGACTATGCAGAGGAGGCCGCGCGCCGACACATGAATGTCCGTATGCTCGTCGAATTCGTCGATGGATCGAAGACGATGGTCGAGATGGCGGCAATCGCCAATGCGACCGGGCTGGTTCCTGACAAACCCGGCATGCACGGCCCGGCAGCAACGCTCGACCAGCTTGCAAAGACGCTTGTGCCTGAAAAGGACGGTGGCGTGCTGTCGCGCATCGGAGTCGTCGATTATTCCATCGGCAAGGGTGTGGCGCCCGGCGTTTTCGTCGTTGCCGACATGTCGCATCCGCGGATTTCGGAGCGAATGGAAGACCTGAAGATGGGCAAGGGCCCGTACTTCACATTCCATCGGCCCTACCACCTGACGTCTCTCGAAGTGCCGCTGACCTGCGCGCGCGTCGTGCTTTACGGCAAGGCCGACATGGTGCCCCTGTCGAAGCCGGTCGCAGAGGTCTGTGCTGTCGCCAAGAAGGATATGAAGCCGGGCGAAAAACTCGATGCAATCGGCGAATATTGCTACCGCGCCTGGATTATGACGGCGCCAGAGGCGCGCAGCGCGTCGGCCATTCCCTGCGGCTTGCTGCAGGGCGGCACTGTGACGGCCGCCATCAAAAAGGGTGAGCTGATCACCTATGCCAACGCGGCAGTGGCGCCGGGCTCGAAGATCGCAGCGCTGCGGGCGCGTCAGGACAAGCTTGTTTACGGGGCAGGAGCTTAA